The region ACGAATACGGAATTGCCTTTGGGATGGACGATCCTGCATGCGCGGAGAAAAGCGCCAACCCGGCAGTTGCTGTCACTGTTGCAGCATTGGCAAGACCTCCTTAAGGTGGGCCCCGGCGCTCCCGGTGCGTGCGTCGATATCGACCTCACATGAAGCTCCTCGCGATTTATCTTTGCTCTGGGCTGATTCGACGCGGTGATCGATCCCCTCCCCGCCGATCAGACGGGACGGCTACGTCGGGGACGGGCGCGTGTGGAGGCGCACCAGGGCCCTGTGACGGCATCTTTCGGCCACAACCGGCCGGTCGTAAATTTCCACTTTCAGATACGCCGCTGCTGTGTTGAAGCGGAGATCGGCGTTGCAGGAGAAGGTCAGCATCGGCGGCCGAGCATTTCTGTGGTGTTCCGCACTAGAGATTGCGCTCCGGCAAACGCTCAGGGCAGTAATCAAGGAATGATCCCAATACTGGATCGATACAGCAGTGACTGCCCCGCGAACTTCTCTCGATTACGGTCAAGTGACTGACCAGTAGCGGCACTAATCTGAGTTCCGCTGGTATTGACAGCACGTGAGGGATGTCGGTAGAGTAGTCGTCGCAGCCACCGATAGGTGCGCTGCCGTAGGCGTTACCGTCATCCAACGCGTCCGTTTCGAGAGGAGCCCAGCAGGGCAGTTCTCGATGAACGACGACGCCGTTTCGATGACCTCAAGTTTGCTGCTCCGGGCTCACATCCTGCCTGGGACGACGGCCCTTCCGGGCTCTCCAACCTCCTTTTTTTGCCGACCCGCACTGCGGCAGCTGCCGCATGGGAATTCGAATTCTGGCGGTTGGACTGGAGCAGACACTGGATCAGGTTTGCGGCGTCATCACGCTCCTAACCTTCTAGGCAAACTCCTATGAAAATCTCCGGAAACACCATCTTGGTCACTGGCGGCACAAGCGGTATAGGCCGCGCACTGGCCGAAGCACTGCACGACCGAGGTAACCGAGTCATCGTTGCAGGCCGGCGCCAGTCATTGCTGGACGATGTCGTCGCGACCCGACCCGGCATCGCGAGTCTGTTGCTCGATGTCGACGACCCCGCTTCTATCGCGAAACTCGGAAAGCAACTCCGGCAGCGGTTTCCCGACCTGAACGTGTTGATCGCCAATGCCGGTATATCGCGCGCCGAGAACATAGCCGACGACAGCTGGACTGCGGCTAATGCTGAAGCTATCGTCCACACCAACATTCTGGGGGTTCTACGTGTAGCGGCGGCAGCGTTGCCGCTCATCAAGCACAGGCCAGACGCCGCTTTGCTCGCGACGAGTTCAGCACTGGCGTTTGTGCCGCGCGCTGACTTTCCGACCTACTGCGCTAGCAAGGCCTTCTTGCATTCATGGCTGCAATCTCTGCGACACCAACTGCGCCACTACCCGGTGGAAGTGTTGGAGTTGTCGCCGCCATATGTCCAAACTGAGCTCACAGGTGCAGCTCAGGCCATCGACCCACGTGCTATGCCGCTACAGGAGTACCTAGACCAACTTCTTCGCAAGTTGCAGGCCGGCGACGCGCCACGGGGCGAGCTTCTACTGGACCAAGACTTGCCGCGTCGCTGGGCCGAGCGCGATGAGAGCTTTAACTCCATCTTCTCCACGATGAACCCGAGCTGACCTATGAAAACGCAATGCACCGGCAAGCTGAACCATCTCAGCCTCCCTACTCTCAATCCGGCGGCCACCACAGCATTCTTCCAACAACACTTCGGTTGCAAAATCGTTGCCGCGGGCAACAGCATTTTACTCAGGCACTTCGGCTTCGACATTGTGCTGGACCACGCCACAGAAACGCCATCCTGGCCTTCGAATTTCCACTTTGGCTTTGAGATGGATACCGCAGTCGAAGTGCAGCAGTTACATACAGCATTTGCAAAGGCAGGTGTTCACCTGGAGATGGGTGTCTTCAATAACACTCGCGGCTCACGCTTCTTTTGCCGAACGCCGGATGGTGTATTGATTGAGGTGAACACGCGCGAAGACAAAGTGGGCGATTGGCAGAAGCTTTTCTGAACGCTCACAACGTGAACTGGTGCTGTGTACTCAAGCGAGGCGCCGTTGATGCGGGCAACCAGCGGTGCGGCAGCAGTTTGCGCAGGCCAGTGCCGCTGCCACGGACCTTTTGATCCGCACTGTGACGGTTCTGCTCTGAAGCTCGATACGCACTTCCTCGTCAGGTGGTGGCGCAATGGGCGAGGTCAAGGACAAGGTGACAATTGCTGAAGTGGATACAAGCGCGACTGTGGCCATCAGTCGCGACTTGCATCCGCTAAGCAGTCGAGCATCCTGTCTTGACAAATACCTTGAACCCTCATCTGACCCTGTCCGTTGCGCACTTTTCTATGCACGCGAGCATCTTTCCGAACCTCTTAAAGTTTCAGCTCTTACCAATGTTGAATGTTTATCTGAACGGAAGATTGGCCGAGCGTTTCGAGCAGAAACCGGTAAGACGCCGGCGCGAGCAATCGAGAGACTGCGAACAGAGGCCACACGTATTCGTATTGAGAGCGGAGCAAAGCCCATCCAGACAAGCTAGCCCACCTTGACCGAGCGCCCCGGCTTGCCGGTTCGCATCATCGTGAACCGCGATCGGCGGGCTGCAACCCTACCAGCCGCTGTTCTTCAATCGGAGGACTTCACGATGCGCACGACTAAGACGCTGCGGCTTGAGCCGCTGCCGAAAATCGAATCCACAAAGTTGGCATTCGCTTGCCCGGCCAGCCTGAAAGCTGATCACGACCGGCATCTACAGAGTTGCGGCGAAGCGGTCGATGCGGCGACGCTGATTCCACACATGCTGGAGGCGTTCATGGCAGGGGATCGGGGATTCAGGAAGAGAAGCGCGGGCAAAACTGCCCTCCCGACGCCGAGCTGACGTGGATCGAGTCAGGCCGCGCCGCTGAGCGCATCGACCGCGGCGTCGAAGCGACCTTCTCGCTCGGCGAGACGCAGCACCCATACGCGCTCTACGAGCAGTTCGACGGGCGGCGGATCCTGCCGGAACTGAGCCATTGTCTCTTCGATGAACTGCGGCAACGGCATGTAGTTGGGGTTGCGGGACTGCCCGGCCATCAACTCGGTCTGGACCCCTGGCGGCGCGATTTCGAACACCCGCGTGTTCGTATTGCGCAGTTGATGGCGCAACGACACCGTGTATGAGTGCATCCCTGCCTTGGTCGCACAATAGGTGGGGCGTGGCACCAGCGGCACGAAACCCAGGCCTGAAGAAGTGTTGACGATGATCGACTGCGCCTTCGTCTGCAAATGCGGCAGCAGTGCGGCGGTCAAGCGGATCGGACCATTGAGGTTGGTCTCCACCGTGTTGTGCGCGTCAGCCAAATCGGCCTGCTGGTCGAGCAGGTTCTCGCGACGCATGATGCCGGCGTTATTGAAGACGACGTTGAGGTCGGGGAAGCGCTGGATGATGTCCGCGGCAAAGCGGCGCACGCCCTCGGGATCGCGCACGTCCAGCGTCATTAACTCCATTCCGGGAAATTCGGCTGCGGTTGCTGCCAGCACATCGCGTCGGCGCGACGCGATGATGACCTTGTTGCCCAGCTTGTGCATCTGCTCAGCCAAGCCGCGGCCGATGCCAGTACCACCCCCGGTGATGAGCACGGTATTGCCGCTCAGCTTGATCGGCTTGGTAAGCGCGAGTTCGGGTCTGCCGCTTGCCTTCCCGGTCTGCGCCGAAGCACCAGTCGCGGCCAGCAGGGCCGCTGCGGGCATTGCCAACGCCGTTGCTTTAAGTATGGATCGGCGCGACAGCGCCTTGCCGGGGATATTCATATCCATCATTCGTTCTTTAAAGAGGTTTGGCTTAGAAAGAGGTCGGCTTCAGGATGTCTTTCAACCCCATCGCGGTCATGATTTCTGCCCGGATGCGGTCGCCCATGATAGCCATGACCTCGTAGCCCATGTTGGCGGGGTCCACGGTGACGTGGAAAGGGCGCTTGCCGGCGGGCAGATCGACGACCCGCACGATGGCCCGCGCCACGTCCTGCGGATCGGAGTCTTCGGGCTCGATGGCCGCGTGGCCTTTGTTCACCCTGTCCTGAAGGTCCGCCGTTGGTCCCTCGGCATAGGCGCGAACGACTTCCGCGTCGACGGGACGGCCGCTATGCAAGAAGTGGTTGGTTCCCGTACCGAACACGCCAGGCGCGACGATTGAGGTGTCGATGCCCCATAGCGCCAGTTCTCCCGCATAGCTGATGGCCAGGGATTCCATGGCAGCCTTGGCAGCGAAATAGGGTGCCAAGTATGGCGGCGTGCCACCGCGCACGCTGGTTGAGGACACCCATACCAGCAGCCCGGAACGCGCCGCGCGCATGTGGGGCAACGCTGCACGGTTGACCCGCTGCGTGCTGATAACGTTGACGTCGTACTGTTGCGCGTACTGCTCCGGCGTGAAGGCCTCGGACGGTCCCAAGACCATGTGACCGGCGTTGTGTACGAGCACATCCAGGCGGCCGGCGTTTTCGATCACGGTCTCGACGGCATGGTCGGCCGAGGCTTGATCCTGCACATCCAGCTCCACCGTGCGTAAGTCGACGCCATACACGGCAGCATGACGCGCCACCGCTTCGACCTTATCGGCATTGCGCCCCTTCGTGTCGCGCATCGAGGCATAGACGGTGTGGCCGGCCTGAGCAAGCGCGTGAGCGCTCATCAGGCCAAAGCCGCTCGACGCGCCAGTGATAAGAATGGTTTTTTGCTCATTTACATGTCCCTTTTTTATTGGTGTTCAGATCGCGCCGCCGTTGGCAAACAGCGTCTGTCCGTTGATCCAGGCGCCGTCCGGCCCCGCGAGGAAGGCGACAACACCAGCAATGTCGTTCGGCTGGCCGAGCCGCTCCAACGGGGCCATCCTGGTGATGCCGGCAACCTGCTCCTCCGACTTACCCTTGAAGAACAATTCGGTGGCGGTGGGGCCAGGCGCCACGGCATTGACCGTGATGTTTCGGCCTCTCAGTTCCCGCGAGAGGATTGCGGTCAGCGTCTCGACAGCCGCTTTGGTGGCGGCGTAAGGGCCGTAGGTCGGCAGCTTGAGTTTGGTTACGCTAGTGGAGGTGTTGATGATTCGCCCGCCATCTCCCATGCGGCGCGCGGCTTCCTGAAGCGTGTTGAAGGTGCCTTTGAAGTTGATGGCAACCATGCGGTCGAAGGTTGCCGCATCCATCTGAGCAATCGGCCCCAGGCCCATCACGCCCGCGTTGTTGACCAACACGGCGACCTCACTGCCGCGCTTGGCAGCTTCATCAAACATCACCGCAACGGCGCTGGCGTCGCTTACGTCGCCGGGCACAGCAAAGGCCTGTCCACCAGCGGCTTTGATCTCCGTGACCAAGGCGTTGGCCACGTCGGCGTTACTCGCGTAGTTCAACGCCACGGTGAAGCCGTCCTTGGCCAAACGTCTTGAAATTTCAGCACCGATACCCCGAGACCCGCCGGTGACCAGTGCAATCTTGCCTTCCGCATACGCCATTACGTTCTCCATTTAGTGGAACGGTACGTAATGTAAAGTTAATATTCGATCGCGTCAATAAATTTTCCTTTACGGCACGTTATGGTAAGTTGATGGTCGAAAAATTATGCAACAGCACCATGAAAGTTAAGACGCCCCCCTCTGTGCGGCTCGGCCGCCCCCCTTCGTCAAGCGCGGATTCGCACGACGCGATTCTTTCGGCCGTGTACGAGTTGCTTCAAGAGATGTCCCTGCGCGACCTCACGATGGAGAAGGTCGCCAAGCGCGCCGGTGTCGGCAAGCCCACGCTCTATCGCTGGTGGAAGACCAAATCGGCACTGGTTATCGCTATGTTCAATGAGCGCATCGTTCCCGAAATTGATGCACCGCCAGCCGCTTCTTTTGAAGAGTCGATTCGCCACAAGGTCCTAGCACTCATCGAGGCTTTCAACGGCTTCTTCGGCAAAGTGATTGCCGAAATCGTGGCCGAGGGGCAGAGCGACCCCCAGGTCCTCAGCGAATTTAATGAGTTCTACATCAAGCCGCGGCGCGCCGGGACCATCGAAGACATCCGCTTGGCTCAAAGGCAGGGCCAGATTCCAGCGCATGTTGATCCAGAGATGGTTGTCGATGCGGTGTTCGGGAGCCTTTATTACCACTTGCTACTGAAGCTCAAGCCACTCACGCCTGAGTATGGGCAGCGTTTGATAGAGCACTGTAGGAAGTTGCTCGAACTTTAGATCGATCCAAATTGCAACCTCTGACACCCCTGCCACGGACTGCATCCGGAAGGGAGGTGCAGGCGCCCCACTATCTGCCTACGATGAAGACGTAGCCCGTGGGTTGCGCTCCCGTTTTGACGGGACCTAATGGCAGGTCGGCGGCTATGATGACAATGCGACCTTGCCCGCTGCGACGCTCCTACGCTTTCCGCCACTAAGCGCCTACGTGACACCTAGGGGCGAAATCTAGCCTGGCCTATTACCCCATAAGACCTTTTGCGCCGCTGCCCGTCTGCACTAAAAAGACGAAGGTGGACATTTTTCATGACACGCTCTTATGCCAAATCAGGTGCAGCACTCAGCAAATATCTCGAGATCAGATTCGCTCCAAGTTCGAGGCCGCGCGTTTCGCTAGACCTCCTGCTCAATACACCCAATCCGTTGATAGGCAGGCCATACGTAGACGGCGATGGTGCCGCGCAGGATTCCCAAGCGCGAAGCTGAGACAGTGCGATTTCGGAAAAGAAACGTGTTGGCCACTACATAGGTACCGGGCTTGAGAGACCGATCAAGCCAACTATTTATGCGGCTCATAGGAGCCGGCATCAAATAGCAGGTCACCACATCGGCGCAACTAAGGTCGGCGCGAAAAAAATTTCCCCATTTCAATGACACATTTGGGAGACCATAGGCCCGCAACCGAGAAAACATATACGGAAATGGAGATATTTCTATCCCCCTCACCGATGCATCGGGAAATGCATTGGCCAGGGCTACGACCAGTGCACCCCATCCACTGCCAAGATCAAAGATTACCGCCCCTGACGGGAGATTCATACGTTCTATTAACGCTACGATGGCATTCGCTTCCGATTTTGTGGACGAAAGCGTCGGCACCCCCGTCAAAATAGCAACGAGGAGAAAGGACGCTCCGACCAAAACGGTTGTTCCGATAGCCAGGTAAGAAATTATCGATGCCATCGGTTCTCGGAGTTCATTCGGCGCATATGCTCAACGCGCATCCGAGCCTAGTAGGCACGGATTTGATTCCAGAATACGCCGCGCGATCCGATCGACAGCTGCACAGCTACCGATCGGATCGGTCACGTCTTTCCGCCTATCGCCACTTCCTTTTTCCGCCATCGCCTTCTGCTCGTCGTCTTGATTAAGACTAAGTCTATTCTGAAGTGGAGAGGACAGAACGACCAACGTTTACTTGCAGTCAATTTTTCCCAGGGCATCGGCTCGCTTCGCCAGATCAGAAAGTGCGGTTTCCCACGCCGGATCGCCGACGTAGAGTTGAGTTCGCAGATAAGCCCACGACAGTCGCTGAATCACGGAAACGCGCTCCGGATTCTCGTCGGTTGTTTCGGCTGCATCATATTGGGCAACGCCGCCGTAGGAGTGCTTGGCGCCAAACAATGTGAGCTGGCATTTCGGACTCGGGCTGAGCGGGTACGCGTCGGCACGCCATGTCACGCGCGGTGAGAACATCGGATTTAGATCTTGGTCCCCAGCGACGATCAGCGCTGGTATTTTCATCTCCGAGAAATTCACCTTCCTGGCGATGGGGAAAACCTTCTGGACTGCCGGTCCAAGGTCGGTGTCGCCACCAGGGGCCCCGATCATCACCACCGCCCGTATGCGGCGATCAGCGAGATCCACCTCGTTACCTGTTGCGGGGTCCGTTGGCCGCATACCAGCCAGCAACTGCACAGTGTGCCCGCCCGCCGAGTGTCCCACCGCAGCGATGCGGCTGGGGTCAAGACGCCCATTCAGTCCAGGTACTGCTTGGGCAATTTCCTGGAGGTGATCTAAGATGAATTGCATATCATTAGCGCGGGATTTCCACGATGTGATCACGGCCGGATTATCTGCCCGGAGGTTGAGAGTCTTGGAGTCAATGTGGGTCGGCTGAATGACCACGAACCCGTGCGCGGCATAGAAGTCCGCCAATGGCGAATAGCCATGCATTGACGACAGATAATTCGAATTCCCCAGTCCGTGGGACAAGAGCATCACAGGCAGCTTTTCTCCGATTGCAGGAGCGGAAACCTTCATCTGCAGATCGACCGGCCGCCCGGGCACCGCCAGCGTCAGAGGCATGAAGCTGGTGATGGGAACACCGTCAGGAACTGGGATGTAGTCCGCCTCCCTAACCTGCTGCGACATCGCAGCCCCTTGTTGGGGCACACTTTTAGTCAACGGCGGGGTCTGCGCACTAGTAGAGGCGAAAGAGCCCATCAGAATGGATCCGGAAAGCACTGACAAAAACCAGCGTTTTAGGACATGGACTTTGCACATGAGAACTCCTTTTCAAATGCATTGAAACTGACTTGGTCTACGCATGC is a window of Bordetella sp. N DNA encoding:
- a CDS encoding SDR family oxidoreductase translates to MKISGNTILVTGGTSGIGRALAEALHDRGNRVIVAGRRQSLLDDVVATRPGIASLLLDVDDPASIAKLGKQLRQRFPDLNVLIANAGISRAENIADDSWTAANAEAIVHTNILGVLRVAAAALPLIKHRPDAALLATSSALAFVPRADFPTYCASKAFLHSWLQSLRHQLRHYPVEVLELSPPYVQTELTGAAQAIDPRAMPLQEYLDQLLRKLQAGDAPRGELLLDQDLPRRWAERDESFNSIFSTMNPS
- a CDS encoding VOC family protein, with the protein product MKTQCTGKLNHLSLPTLNPAATTAFFQQHFGCKIVAAGNSILLRHFGFDIVLDHATETPSWPSNFHFGFEMDTAVEVQQLHTAFAKAGVHLEMGVFNNTRGSRFFCRTPDGVLIEVNTREDKVGDWQKLF
- a CDS encoding DUF2274 domain-containing protein, whose protein sequence is MRTTKTLRLEPLPKIESTKLAFACPASLKADHDRHLQSCGEAVDAATLIPHMLEAFMAGDRGFRKRSAGKTALPTPS
- a CDS encoding SDR family oxidoreductase; amino-acid sequence: MNIPGKALSRRSILKATALAMPAAALLAATGASAQTGKASGRPELALTKPIKLSGNTVLITGGGTGIGRGLAEQMHKLGNKVIIASRRRDVLAATAAEFPGMELMTLDVRDPEGVRRFAADIIQRFPDLNVVFNNAGIMRRENLLDQQADLADAHNTVETNLNGPIRLTAALLPHLQTKAQSIIVNTSSGLGFVPLVPRPTYCATKAGMHSYTVSLRHQLRNTNTRVFEIAPPGVQTELMAGQSRNPNYMPLPQFIEETMAQFRQDPPPVELLVERVWVLRLAEREGRFDAAVDALSGAA
- a CDS encoding SDR family NAD(P)-dependent oxidoreductase, producing MSAHALAQAGHTVYASMRDTKGRNADKVEAVARHAAVYGVDLRTVELDVQDQASADHAVETVIENAGRLDVLVHNAGHMVLGPSEAFTPEQYAQQYDVNVISTQRVNRAALPHMRAARSGLLVWVSSTSVRGGTPPYLAPYFAAKAAMESLAISYAGELALWGIDTSIVAPGVFGTGTNHFLHSGRPVDAEVVRAYAEGPTADLQDRVNKGHAAIEPEDSDPQDVARAIVRVVDLPAGKRPFHVTVDPANMGYEVMAIMGDRIRAEIMTAMGLKDILKPTSF
- a CDS encoding SDR family oxidoreductase; the encoded protein is MAYAEGKIALVTGGSRGIGAEISRRLAKDGFTVALNYASNADVANALVTEIKAAGGQAFAVPGDVSDASAVAVMFDEAAKRGSEVAVLVNNAGVMGLGPIAQMDAATFDRMVAINFKGTFNTLQEAARRMGDGGRIINTSTSVTKLKLPTYGPYAATKAAVETLTAILSRELRGRNITVNAVAPGPTATELFFKGKSEEQVAGITRMAPLERLGQPNDIAGVVAFLAGPDGAWINGQTLFANGGAI
- a CDS encoding TetR/AcrR family transcriptional regulator, which gives rise to MKVKTPPSVRLGRPPSSSADSHDAILSAVYELLQEMSLRDLTMEKVAKRAGVGKPTLYRWWKTKSALVIAMFNERIVPEIDAPPAASFEESIRHKVLALIEAFNGFFGKVIAEIVAEGQSDPQVLSEFNEFYIKPRRAGTIEDIRLAQRQGQIPAHVDPEMVVDAVFGSLYYHLLLKLKPLTPEYGQRLIEHCRKLLEL
- a CDS encoding cyclopropane-fatty-acyl-phospholipid synthase family protein, producing the protein MASIISYLAIGTTVLVGASFLLVAILTGVPTLSSTKSEANAIVALIERMNLPSGAVIFDLGSGWGALVVALANAFPDASVRGIEISPFPYMFSRLRAYGLPNVSLKWGNFFRADLSCADVVTCYLMPAPMSRINSWLDRSLKPGTYVVANTFLFRNRTVSASRLGILRGTIAVYVWPAYQRIGCIEQEV
- a CDS encoding alpha/beta fold hydrolase; translation: MCKVHVLKRWFLSVLSGSILMGSFASTSAQTPPLTKSVPQQGAAMSQQVREADYIPVPDGVPITSFMPLTLAVPGRPVDLQMKVSAPAIGEKLPVMLLSHGLGNSNYLSSMHGYSPLADFYAAHGFVVIQPTHIDSKTLNLRADNPAVITSWKSRANDMQFILDHLQEIAQAVPGLNGRLDPSRIAAVGHSAGGHTVQLLAGMRPTDPATGNEVDLADRRIRAVVMIGAPGGDTDLGPAVQKVFPIARKVNFSEMKIPALIVAGDQDLNPMFSPRVTWRADAYPLSPSPKCQLTLFGAKHSYGGVAQYDAAETTDENPERVSVIQRLSWAYLRTQLYVGDPAWETALSDLAKRADALGKIDCK